In Microbulbifer pacificus, the genomic stretch AGCGATGATTGCGAATCACCCGGACGTCGGGAAACATGGATGACAATGCCTGTTGATCTTCCCAGTGGGTGGTTGCGTCGAGTCCGGTGAGAACACCGGCCTGGGCCAGGATGAACGCACCGGTACACACCGACGCAACCAGATCGGTGCTCTCGGCGGTGCGGGCAACCCAGTCGATAACGTCAGGTTTGTCGAGCTCGGCGGTGTGTACCCCTCCGACGACGATCAACACATCCAGCTCGGGATGGTCATCAATACCGTAGTGGGGCTCGACCAGGTAGCCCGCTCTGGCGGAAACGGTGCGCTTCTCCTCGGCAAGCAGAAACACATTGAATAACCCGGTGGGATTGCTCAGGCGGCTGGCCGTTGCAAAAACTTCATAGGGACCGGAAAAATCCAGTACCTCAGCATCATCGTAAATATAAATACCGATATTCAACGGTGTACTCCATTGCACAACACTACATTTTCCCGTCGCCGGATGAACGCCACGGCGCTGTCAGGTCTCCACCTCGAGTGTGCGGATAACCCTGGCCGGATTACCCGCCAGCACCACATTGTCCCCATAACTCCTGGTCACCACGGCACCGGAGGCGACCACCACATTATCGCCCAGAGTGACTCCCGGGTTGATCACCGCCATGCCGCCGATCCAGCAGTCGTTACCGATGGTAACCGGCTTTGCGTATTCCCGTCCGCTGCGCCGCTCCTCCGGATCGAGCGGATGTGTCGCGGTATAGATGCCGACCTGGGGCGCCAGCATACAGTTATCCCCGAATCGCACCTCCGCGACATCGAGAATCACACAGCCGAAGTTGGCAAAGAAATTCTCGCCCACATGGATATTTTCGCCGTAGTCACAGTGAAACGGCGATTCAATCTGAATCTGTTGGCCGGCACTGCCGAACAATGCCCGTATCAATCGGTCCCGGCGGGGCCGATCCTGCTGGCTGATGCTGTTCAGTTCCTCGAACAACAGGCGCGCACGCAGGCGCCTCTCAGCAAGCTCCGGATCTGCAGGGTTGTACATTTCACCGGAAAGCATTTTCCGCAGTTCACTCATGGCTCAGTGTTCCGTTTCTGTACGGTAAATCTGCATGCCGCGCGCCAGATAATTAGCCAGCGCGCCCTCGTGATCCAGTGTGCAGGTGTGCACCCAGACACACTTGCAGGGTGACCAGTTCCAGGCTTCTTCCAGCGCGCGGCTCAGTAGGTGACCGCCAAAGCCGCGGCCGATAAAGCGCGGCGCCAGGCCGAAGTACGCGACCTGTATTTCATCGTTGTCGCGCTTGTTCAATTCAAAATAGCCCGCAATGGCGCCGCGGTAATAGGCTGCCCAGGTACGCAGTGAGTCGCGCTCAGCATATTCCCGCCACTCTGCATCGGATAGTTTGAGCATGTCAGTCCACTGCCAGGGCTCGCCGATCAGCTGGTAGAGGTAGCGGTTAAAGCGGAATTCCTTTTCCTCAGCTTCCACCACGGAGAATCCCTCGGGACAGGGTTTGGCATTCAACTGCGCGGGATCCGTCATTTCCAGATAGTAGGTGGTAATGCTCAAGACGTATTCCTCCGCCGGGTCTACTACGGGTTCCACTGCTGGATGGCTTCCGCCATCGCCGTTTCGCCCTCTGCATGCAGGGCATCCACTACCTGCTGGCGATCCTGGGCCGGACGATTCTGGCTCAGCTTGTATTTTCCCTGAATCTCGGTGATTTCAATGTCCACTCCGACGATGGCCCGCAGGAGCTTGGGGGAATACTCCGGTTGCCAGGGTTTGTCAGCGTTGGCTTCGTATTTTTCCGATAACTTGTTTACCAGCGACATCAGGCGTTGCTCATCGGTAAAGGTGCGCGCAATGCCATAGATGTGCACCGCCTGGTAGTTCCAGGTAGGGACGCCGGGAGAGGTGTACCAGCGGGGTGAGATATAGGCGTGCGGACCATTGAAGATCACCAGAACCTGTTCGCCATCAAGGGAGTCCAGTTGTGGATTCTGACGCGCCAGGTGACCTACAAGGACTTCACTGTTTTCGGAGAGCAGGAACGGCAGGTGGCTGGCCTCGGGACGATTGTCAGCCCTCGAAATCAGCTGGCCGAATGCATTTTTTTGAACAAATCGGAGCAGCTCTTGTCGGTCGTTGACAGAAAAGTGTTTTGGAATATACATAATTCAGGATTTTTTCCAGCTTGCGATAAATGCCATCGGTGGGTTGTGGGGTGCGCTGGCCAAGTCTCCGCAATAATTGCCTATATTGGAGCTCAACTCTTCGAAGGTTTGTAGCTCAAGGCCATTGGCAATGGCGGCGTTGAAAATGTCACTCAGTGTATGCTGGAAAAAATAATTGGCGGTGGCATCGTAGTGGGTACCTGAAAAATAATCCAGGCCGCCAGTGTCCATTTGTGCTTCCCGATCAAAGTAAGAGTGGGCTATATAGGAAGGTGTTCCCTCTTCGTACATGTTGAGTACTGGGTGTATTTCTTCCATTAACAACGTACCGCCGGATTTCAAAAAACTGCAGCAGATATTGAAGAATGCAGGTAAGTCTGGCATCCAATTCAATACGCCCACCGTAATGACGGCAAAATCAAAACGGAGGTAATGCCGTTCTGGAGCGTCGTAAATATTACAGTGTTCAAATTCCACGTCGTGATAGTGAGGTGACTTTGCGAGCGTTTTTGCCTGTTCAATAAACTTTCGCGAGCCATCAATGCCCAGACAATAGCCTGCTCCCTTATTCTTGATCGAGAGCAGGTCTTTACCGTTGTTGCAGCAAACCTGAATTACCGATGCTCCTGTCAGCTCCTGTGTGTCTACTAATCGATTAAAGTCGGTTTCGAGCGCGTTGAAACCGGGGTTGGCAGCGCGGTGATGTAAATCCGGATTTCTGTCTCGGTGAATATCTGCAACCTGATCCCAGGATGCGAGGGTTTGTTCGGTATAGCCCCTGGTTTTTTTGTCCATATTTCAATCTCCTTGTGGTTGATCCTGCAGGACCAGCGCAGTAGTGAACAATTGTACGGCTGGCTGCCCAGCGTCACTGCTTTTACAGGTAATTGCATTCTGGATCTGATAACTGAACCGCTCGGGATAGAGGGGGTTCAGCATCCCTTTTTTAACATACTCGTCCGCCAGGTAGGCGGGCAGGAAGCCAATGAATTTCCCCGACAGGATCATCGCGAGTCGCGCCGCCATATGGTTGGCGATGCTCTTGCGGGGGAACAGCCGATACAAATGCGCGGCGCCGGAGAGTACGGCGTGGTCCGGGGCGGCGAGCTCCTGCTGGGTGATGTGTTCTTCATCGGTACCCTGGGTACAGGGGTGTCCGGCGGCGCCATACAGCAGGGATTGGTGGCTGAACAGCGGCTGGTAACTGAGACCCGGGCGGCGGGAGTGCAGCGGGTTGATCCCCACGTCGGCGCGCCCGGCGAGGATTTCCAGCTCCAGTTCGTGAGGCGCGGCCAGCCGGATGTCCAGTTGCAGCTGCGGTGCGCGCTCGCGCAGGCGGGCGATGGTGGCGGGCAGGTCCAGCTGTGGCATGGCGAGCACGTCGTCCGGCAGGATGACCCGCAGCTTGCCGGTGAGCTGCGACTGGATGGCGTTCACCTGGCTTTTGAAGGTGGCCAGGTGGCCGTCCAGTTCCAGAATGGCCTGATACAGCGCCTCTCCCTCCGTGGTCAGTTTGAAGTCGGCGCGGCCGCGGGAGCGCAGGCATAGCTGCATGCCGAGGCGCGTTTCCAGATCCGACAGGTGCACGCTGATGGTGGAGCGGTTGATGTTTAATGCGACCTCCGCGGCCGCCAGACCACCGGCGCGTACAACCTCGCGAAATACCCGCAGCAGGCGCAGGTCCATGTCGCTGAGACGGCCGCTCAGGGGTTGCTTGGGGAGGTTGGCTTTGGGTTTTGAGGGGGGTGGCATGGGGTTCGTTTCCCGAGGAGATTCCCGTTTCAGGTACGTGGGGTCCGTGTGGGTTCAAAGTTTGATAGATCTGAATTTTAGTTGCAAAGGTTTTGCTATTCGCCAGCGGACCGGCAATCCAGAATCCTCAATATATTGATACGACTGTGTTCGGGGGGTATTCGATGGATTTGAACATTAAGCGTTTATTGAAGGCGCAAAACTATATCGATGGGCAGTGGTGCGACGGTGTGGGTAAGTTGGCGGTTACTGACCCGGCCACGGGTGCGCTGTTGGCGGAGGTGGCCGATGGCGCGGCGGCGGACGCGGAACGGGCGGTCGCCGCGGCCCATGCGGCATTCCCGGGGTGGAGCCGCAAGACTGCCGCCGAGCGTGCGGCGGTGTTGAAGCGCTGGTACCGCTTGATCGTGGACAACCGCGAGGATTTGGCGCAGCTGCTGACTCTGGAGCAGGGCAAGCCGCTGGCGGAGGCGCTGGGGGAAATCGACTACGGCGCCTCCTACATAGAGTGGTATGCGGAAGAGTGCCGCCGCGCCTACGGTCAGACGATCCCCACTCACAATCCGGCCATGCGCCTGCACACTATCCGCCAGCCGGTGGGGGTGGTGACCTGTATCACGCCGTGGAACTTCCCCAACGCCATGATCACCCGCAAGGCGGCCCCGGCGCTGGCCGCGGGCTGCACGGTGGTGATCAAGCCGGCGGCGGAGACGCCGCTGTCGGCGCTGGCGTTGTGTGCGTTGGCGGAAGAAGC encodes the following:
- a CDS encoding DJ-1/PfpI family protein — encoded protein: MQWSTPLNIGIYIYDDAEVLDFSGPYEVFATASRLSNPTGLFNVFLLAEEKRTVSARAGYLVEPHYGIDDHPELDVLIVVGGVHTAELDKPDVIDWVARTAESTDLVASVCTGAFILAQAGVLTGLDATTHWEDQQALSSMFPDVRVIRNHRWVDQGKFVTSGGISAGIDMSLHLVSRLASPALAKMTARQMEYEWHSNEEPSPAQNQHTC
- a CDS encoding FMN-binding negative transcriptional regulator; the protein is MYIPKHFSVNDRQELLRFVQKNAFGQLISRADNRPEASHLPFLLSENSEVLVGHLARQNPQLDSLDGEQVLVIFNGPHAYISPRWYTSPGVPTWNYQAVHIYGIARTFTDEQRLMSLVNKLSEKYEANADKPWQPEYSPKLLRAIVGVDIEITEIQGKYKLSQNRPAQDRQQVVDALHAEGETAMAEAIQQWNP
- a CDS encoding GNAT family N-acetyltransferase; translated protein: MEPVVDPAEEYVLSITTYYLEMTDPAQLNAKPCPEGFSVVEAEEKEFRFNRYLYQLIGEPWQWTDMLKLSDAEWREYAERDSLRTWAAYYRGAIAGYFELNKRDNDEIQVAYFGLAPRFIGRGFGGHLLSRALEEAWNWSPCKCVWVHTCTLDHEGALANYLARGMQIYRTETEH
- a CDS encoding class I SAM-dependent methyltransferase, which gives rise to MDKKTRGYTEQTLASWDQVADIHRDRNPDLHHRAANPGFNALETDFNRLVDTQELTGASVIQVCCNNGKDLLSIKNKGAGYCLGIDGSRKFIEQAKTLAKSPHYHDVEFEHCNIYDAPERHYLRFDFAVITVGVLNWMPDLPAFFNICCSFLKSGGTLLMEEIHPVLNMYEEGTPSYIAHSYFDREAQMDTGGLDYFSGTHYDATANYFFQHTLSDIFNAAIANGLELQTFEELSSNIGNYCGDLASAPHNPPMAFIASWKKS
- a CDS encoding sugar O-acetyltransferase, which codes for MSELRKMLSGEMYNPADPELAERRLRARLLFEELNSISQQDRPRRDRLIRALFGSAGQQIQIESPFHCDYGENIHVGENFFANFGCVILDVAEVRFGDNCMLAPQVGIYTATHPLDPEERRSGREYAKPVTIGNDCWIGGMAVINPGVTLGDNVVVASGAVVTRSYGDNVVLAGNPARVIRTLEVET
- a CDS encoding LysR family transcriptional regulator; the protein is MPPPSKPKANLPKQPLSGRLSDMDLRLLRVFREVVRAGGLAAAEVALNINRSTISVHLSDLETRLGMQLCLRSRGRADFKLTTEGEALYQAILELDGHLATFKSQVNAIQSQLTGKLRVILPDDVLAMPQLDLPATIARLRERAPQLQLDIRLAAPHELELEILAGRADVGINPLHSRRPGLSYQPLFSHQSLLYGAAGHPCTQGTDEEHITQQELAAPDHAVLSGAAHLYRLFPRKSIANHMAARLAMILSGKFIGFLPAYLADEYVKKGMLNPLYPERFSYQIQNAITCKSSDAGQPAVQLFTTALVLQDQPQGD